In the Synergistales bacterium genome, GCGAATGCATCGCCGAGCCCGGCCAGGATGTGAACCACAACATCCTGGAGATGCTGGTCAAGGCGGCGCCGGAAACCCTGGTCCTCCGCCCCATCTACGCACCGCAGGAGACCAAATTGCTCATCCAGCGGGTCTCCTTTGTCCGGCGGCTCCGGGAAGAGCCCCAGTGGAAGCCGCTGCTGCACGGCATCACCAAGGCGGCCCTGGCGACGGACAGCTTCCTCAGCGCCGCATCGTTCCAGCAGACGGCGCAGGTCCTGGCCGCGGCGGCGGTGCGCGGCGAGAGCGACCCGCTGAAGGGCCTCAAGGAGAACGTCATCATCGGCCATCTCGTCCCCGCCGGCACCGGTGTGGAGGAGTACCGGAAACTCGAGGTCTCCCCCGCGGAAACAAGCGTGGGCGTGCAGGAAACCGCCGAGCTGCAGGAAGAGCCGCAGGAAACCACATAACGGTGCCCGTCTTCTTGACACCCGGTGCGGAGCTTGCTACTATTATCCGGTGCGCCTCCCAGCACTGGAGGGAAGCTATGTGCCGTTACAGGAGCTAGCAGTACCGCACCGGGTTACGGGATTGAAAGAGGTGGGCCGAGCCCTGGAGCTCGCCGAAGTGGCCAAACTCTTTGTGGCGGAGGATGCCGATAGAACGCTGGTGACCCCCCTGGTGGACGAAGCAGAGCGCCAGGGGGTACCTGTTGAATCGGCGCCTTCACGGGTTCTCCTCGGCAGGGCCTGTTGTCTCGACGTGAAGGCGGCCGTGGCGGCCCTGCTGGAGGAACGCGGCGGCGCCGCGCAATAGAACGAGTGCGATCGCGGGAGAAGAACGCCCAGAGCGTTCCACAATCGATTTCGGGAAGGAGGGAAGCTTGTGCCGACAATCAACCAGATGATCCGCAAAGGCAGAAAAGAGAAACCGGCGCGATCCAGTGCGCCGGCGCTGCAGGTGAACCCGCAGCGCCGGGGTGTC is a window encoding:
- a CDS encoding ribosomal L7Ae/L30e/S12e/Gadd45 family protein; protein product: MPLQELAVPHRVTGLKEVGRALELAEVAKLFVAEDADRTLVTPLVDEAERQGVPVESAPSRVLLGRACCLDVKAAVAALLEERGGAAQ